A segment of the Buchnera aphidicola (Mindarus abietinus) genome:
AAGTATTAAAAGCATGTGAAGCACTATATGTTATATTTCCAGAAATAGATAGAACGATTAATTCCAATTTTTCTTTTTTTAATATTAATTTAAAAAATTATTTTTCTAATTTATTAATAATTTTAGCAAAAATATCTAAAAATACAGATGATATTTCAATACGTTTTTCTTCTATTTTTTCTTTACTTAATAATATTATTTTTTTTAAAGATTTTTCATCTTATAAAGATTTTGATTATAATTCAGCAATATTAACAAAAAAAATGTGTGAACGTTTTAAAGTTCCAAAATATATTCAAGATTTTTCAGTATTAATTTCTGGATTTTTTTTATTTTTAAGAAATTTTCATTTACAAACAGAAAGAAAAATAATTGATTTTTTTAATCGAATGGACGTTTGGAGAAAACCAAATAGAATAAAACAATTAATTATTTTAATTAAACACGGATTTTTTTTTTCAAATTTTAATAAATGTTCAAACATAGATTTTTGTATTTTTTTAAGTAAATATTTAAAAAAAATATTTAATATTTCATTGAATGTTTCTGTACAATCTATTATAAAAAAAGGTGTTTTAGGCTCTAAAATTAGTATTGAATTAGAACTTTTAAGAATTAGTAAAATTAAAAAATGGAAGAAAAAAAATTTTAAAAAATATTTTTATTAGAAAAAGTAATTTAAAAAAA
Coding sequences within it:
- a CDS encoding tRNA CCA-pyrophosphorylase (catalyzes the addition and repair of the 3'-terminal CCA sequence in tRNA; these proteins belong to the CCA-adding enzyme subfamily 2 which does not have phosphohydrolase activity) encodes the protein MKTYLVGGAVRDKLLGLDIKDKDWVVVGATPEVLLKKKYQQVGKNFPVFLHPKSNEEYALARVEKKNGAGHTGFKTIFSPNISLEQDLQRRDLTINAIAQDIDGKVIDPFNGVKDLKNRVLKHVSSAFSEDPLRILRVARFAASLAHLGFIVSKDTIRIMSMMVKNRELMYLSKERIWNETKKALNTANPHIFFKVLKACEALYVIFPEIDRTINSNFSFFNINLKNYFSNLLIILAKISKNTDDISIRFSSIFSLLNNIIFFKDFSSYKDFDYNSAILTKKMCERFKVPKYIQDFSVLISGFFLFLRNFHLQTERKIIDFFNRMDVWRKPNRIKQLIILIKHGFFFSNFNKCSNIDFCIFLSKYLKKIFNISLNVSVQSIIKKGVLGSKISIELELLRISKIKKWKKKNFKKYFY